A genomic region of Marinobacter sp. NP-4(2019) contains the following coding sequences:
- a CDS encoding GlxA family transcriptional regulator has protein sequence MTSKSAPSKSPGTLPGEPRVKTPLRIGFILREHFSMVTFTAAVDTLVTTNLITPEPVFEHFTVGTGSRTVLSDLGIEVSTGTTLDSLAIKPGHVDMLIVCGGYRSQLDPEPYLLNTLRTANQKGIRLGGLWNGGVSLVQAGLMEHHACALHPDNHAYVRENFPNVKVSTNAYEIEDHHATCAGPVSALEMMLKLIGELLHNPHIVRAVREILSCDQVAEQVGPMPLNMGDDPTLPEALQTLLALMRANIEEPLSLLELSECANISRRQVERLFQNHLDTSPSRYYLELRLVHARRLLMQTNRSILNISLASGFVSSSHFSNCFKDYYGITPSEARHNRQ, from the coding sequence ATGACTTCTAAATCAGCGCCATCCAAAAGCCCCGGCACCCTACCCGGGGAGCCCCGTGTAAAGACACCGCTGCGCATCGGTTTTATCCTGCGAGAGCACTTTTCCATGGTTACCTTTACTGCCGCCGTTGATACGCTGGTGACGACAAACCTGATCACGCCGGAGCCGGTGTTCGAGCACTTCACTGTCGGGACCGGAAGCCGGACCGTGCTCAGCGACCTCGGAATCGAGGTGTCCACCGGGACCACTCTGGATTCCCTGGCGATCAAACCAGGGCATGTCGACATGCTGATTGTCTGCGGTGGCTATCGCAGCCAGCTGGACCCGGAACCCTACCTGCTGAATACCCTGAGAACAGCCAATCAAAAAGGCATTCGTCTGGGCGGATTATGGAACGGAGGCGTGTCCCTGGTTCAGGCAGGACTTATGGAACACCATGCCTGCGCTCTGCACCCGGACAACCATGCCTACGTGCGTGAAAATTTCCCGAACGTGAAGGTGTCCACCAATGCTTACGAGATCGAGGACCACCACGCCACCTGCGCCGGCCCGGTCAGTGCGCTGGAGATGATGCTGAAGTTGATTGGTGAGCTGCTGCACAACCCGCACATTGTTCGCGCGGTACGCGAAATCCTGAGCTGTGATCAGGTTGCCGAGCAGGTAGGCCCAATGCCACTGAATATGGGTGACGATCCGACCCTTCCGGAAGCATTGCAGACGTTACTGGCGCTGATGCGGGCCAACATCGAAGAACCGCTCTCCCTCCTGGAACTGTCGGAATGTGCCAATATTTCCCGACGACAGGTGGAGCGCCTGTTTCAGAACCACCTGGACACATCACCGTCGCGGTACTACCTGGAGCTCAGACTGGTCCATGCCCGACGCCTGCTCATGCAGACCAACCGGAGCATCCTGAACATCTCCCTGGCAAGCGGCTTTGTCAGTAGCAGTCATTTCAGCAACTGTTTCAAGGACTACTACGGCATAACGCCATCCGAGGCCAGACATAACCGGCAATAG
- a CDS encoding aromatic ring-hydroxylating oxygenase subunit alpha, translating to MTEYDLLNLQYNHIGEARRDMSRMLTERSRNLSLPRALYNDPFLFRVDMEEVFMKEWLFVGMTCEVPTPGAYITVEIGQNPVLVVRDRDGEVRAFHNVCRHRGSRVCTAKKGKVANLTCPYHQWTYDLKGNLIFAGTEMGDGFDKNNFGLKPAHCKTAGGFIYVCLAEGEPPEIDTYLTALDAYMEPYDMENAKVAAESTLEENANWKLVVENNRECYHCSGSHPELLRTLLEWDDTTDPRATPEFKQHYERQAAEWDREGIPHKHVAFGLQNRIVRMPLKEGTAVMTMDGKPACRKNLGRIKNQSLGSMRILHLPNSWNHMQSDHVIVFQVQPVSAQKTLVTTKWLVHKDAVEGEDYDVERMRYVWDQTNKQDRELAEQNQRGINSLAYQPGPYSETYEFGVINFLDWYGETILKNLTHDSL from the coding sequence ATGACCGAATACGACCTACTTAACCTGCAATACAACCACATTGGGGAAGCCCGACGGGATATGAGCCGGATGCTGACCGAACGGTCCCGCAACCTTTCCCTGCCCCGGGCGCTGTATAACGATCCTTTCCTCTTCCGGGTGGATATGGAAGAAGTGTTCATGAAGGAATGGTTGTTTGTCGGCATGACCTGCGAAGTGCCAACACCGGGTGCCTACATAACGGTGGAGATCGGACAGAACCCGGTGCTGGTCGTACGTGACCGTGACGGCGAAGTTCGTGCATTCCACAATGTGTGCCGCCACCGGGGCTCGCGGGTGTGCACCGCCAAGAAAGGCAAGGTGGCGAACCTGACCTGCCCCTACCATCAGTGGACCTATGACCTGAAAGGCAACCTGATTTTTGCCGGGACGGAAATGGGTGATGGTTTCGATAAAAACAATTTCGGTTTGAAACCGGCGCATTGCAAAACGGCCGGCGGTTTTATCTATGTTTGCCTTGCCGAGGGCGAACCGCCGGAGATCGATACCTATCTGACCGCCCTGGACGCCTATATGGAACCCTACGACATGGAAAACGCCAAGGTGGCGGCAGAGTCGACCCTGGAGGAGAACGCAAACTGGAAGCTGGTGGTTGAAAATAACCGCGAGTGTTATCACTGCTCGGGCTCCCATCCGGAGTTACTGCGTACCCTGCTGGAATGGGACGACACCACAGACCCCCGGGCCACACCGGAATTCAAGCAGCACTACGAACGCCAGGCCGCGGAATGGGACCGTGAAGGCATTCCACACAAGCATGTGGCGTTCGGGTTGCAAAACCGGATCGTGCGGATGCCGTTAAAAGAAGGCACGGCGGTGATGACCATGGACGGTAAGCCGGCCTGCAGGAAAAACCTGGGACGCATTAAAAACCAGAGCCTGGGCTCGATGCGGATTCTGCACCTGCCGAATTCCTGGAATCACATGCAAAGCGATCACGTCATCGTGTTTCAGGTGCAGCCGGTTTCCGCGCAGAAGACGCTGGTAACGACCAAGTGGCTGGTACATAAGGATGCTGTGGAAGGCGAAGACTACGACGTGGAGCGCATGCGTTACGTGTGGGACCAGACCAACAAACAGGACCGGGAACTGGCGGAGCAAAACCAGCGGGGCATCAATTCCCTGGCCTACCAGCCCGGCCCCTATTCGGAAACCTACGAGTTTGGCGTGATCAACTTTCTGGACTGGTATGGCGAAACGATCCTTAAAAACCTGACCCACGACAGTTTATAG
- a CDS encoding dipeptidase, translating into MNETELHQDSIVIDGLIIAKWGRELFEDMHKGGLTAANCTVSVWEDFQATVDNIVLVNELIEDNSDLVMKVRTTADIRKAKELGKTGIIMGFQNAHAFEDQLGYIQIFKDLGVGVVQMCYNTQNLIGTGCYERDGGLSGFGREVVAEMNRVGIMCDLSHVGSKTSEEVILESRMPVCYSHCLPSGLKEHPRNKSDEELRFIADHGGFVGVTMFTPFLKKGVDATIDDYVEAIAYIVDIVGEDQVGIGTDFTQGQDKAFFDMLTHDKGYARELTRFGKIVNPEGIRTVGEFPNLTEALLRNGFSVELTRKIMGENWLRVLGEVWGE; encoded by the coding sequence ATGAACGAAACCGAATTGCACCAGGACTCCATCGTCATCGATGGCCTTATCATCGCCAAGTGGGGCCGTGAACTCTTCGAGGACATGCACAAGGGCGGGCTGACCGCCGCCAATTGCACCGTGTCCGTCTGGGAGGATTTTCAGGCCACCGTCGACAATATCGTTCTGGTCAATGAACTGATTGAAGACAACAGCGACCTGGTGATGAAAGTTCGGACCACCGCCGACATCCGCAAGGCCAAGGAACTGGGCAAGACCGGCATCATCATGGGCTTCCAGAATGCCCACGCCTTCGAAGACCAGCTCGGCTACATCCAGATTTTCAAGGACCTGGGCGTTGGCGTCGTTCAGATGTGCTACAACACCCAGAACCTCATCGGTACCGGCTGCTACGAGCGGGATGGCGGCCTGTCCGGCTTCGGCCGCGAAGTCGTCGCCGAAATGAACCGCGTCGGCATCATGTGCGACCTGTCCCACGTCGGCAGCAAGACCTCCGAGGAAGTCATCCTCGAATCCAGGATGCCGGTCTGTTACTCCCACTGCCTGCCCTCCGGCCTGAAAGAGCACCCGCGCAACAAATCCGACGAGGAACTCAGATTCATCGCCGACCATGGTGGCTTTGTCGGAGTGACCATGTTTACGCCCTTCCTCAAGAAGGGCGTTGACGCCACTATCGACGACTACGTTGAAGCCATCGCCTACATCGTCGACATCGTCGGCGAAGACCAGGTGGGTATCGGCACCGACTTCACCCAGGGGCAGGACAAGGCCTTCTTCGACATGCTCACCCACGACAAGGGCTACGCCCGCGAGCTCACCCGCTTCGGCAAGATCGTTAACCCCGAAGGTATTCGCACCGTGGGCGAGTTCCCGAACCTGACTGAAGCCCTCCTGCGCAACGGCTTCTCCGTAGAGCTCACCCGCAAGATCATGGGTGAGAACTGGCTGCGCGTCCTTGGCGAGGTATGGGGAGAATGA
- the glyA gene encoding serine hydroxymethyltransferase: protein MFSKTTTLSSYDETLWAAMQDEAARQEDHLELIASENYTSPVVMEAQGSCLTNKYAEGYPAKRYYGGCEHVDRVEQLAIDRAKALFGADYVNVQPHSGSQANAAVYMALLNPGDTVLGMSLAHGGHLTHGAHVSFSGKIYNAVQYGLNESTGEIDYDQVEALAKEHKPGMIVAGFSAYSRVVDWARFREIADAVGAYLMVDMAHVAGLVAAGVYPNPLPHAHVVTTTTHKTLRGPRGGLILSRGQPDLEKKFNSAVFPAGQGGPLMHVIAAKAVAFKEAAEPEFQSYQQQVVRNAQAMAEVFIERGYDVVSGGTDNHLFLLSLVKQGLTGKEADAALGEAHITVNKNAVPNDPQSPFVTSGLRIGSPVITTRGLKEPESRTLAGWIADILDDLQDGNAASTIGAVRGKVDQLCRDFPAYG from the coding sequence ATGTTCAGCAAAACAACAACGCTTTCCTCATACGACGAAACTCTCTGGGCGGCCATGCAGGACGAGGCGGCGCGCCAGGAAGACCATCTGGAACTGATTGCTTCCGAGAACTACACCAGCCCGGTGGTGATGGAAGCCCAGGGGTCTTGCCTGACCAACAAATACGCCGAAGGCTATCCGGCCAAGCGCTACTACGGCGGCTGCGAACACGTCGACCGGGTCGAGCAACTGGCGATCGACCGTGCCAAGGCGCTGTTCGGTGCCGACTACGTCAATGTACAGCCACATTCCGGCTCCCAGGCCAACGCGGCGGTGTACATGGCCCTGCTGAACCCGGGCGATACCGTACTGGGTATGAGCCTGGCCCATGGTGGCCACCTGACACACGGCGCCCACGTCAGCTTCTCCGGCAAGATTTATAACGCCGTTCAGTATGGCCTGAACGAATCCACAGGCGAGATCGACTACGATCAGGTCGAAGCACTGGCAAAGGAACACAAGCCGGGCATGATTGTCGCTGGTTTCTCGGCCTATTCCCGTGTTGTCGATTGGGCGCGTTTCCGTGAGATTGCCGATGCCGTCGGCGCTTACCTGATGGTGGATATGGCGCACGTTGCCGGCCTGGTTGCCGCTGGCGTCTACCCCAACCCTCTGCCCCACGCCCACGTGGTAACCACCACCACTCACAAAACCCTGCGGGGGCCACGGGGTGGTCTGATCCTGTCCCGGGGCCAGCCAGACCTGGAAAAGAAATTCAATTCGGCGGTTTTCCCGGCCGGCCAGGGCGGCCCGCTGATGCACGTTATCGCGGCCAAGGCAGTGGCGTTCAAGGAAGCCGCCGAACCAGAGTTCCAGAGCTATCAGCAACAGGTTGTCCGTAATGCCCAGGCCATGGCCGAGGTATTTATCGAGCGCGGTTACGACGTCGTGTCCGGCGGTACCGACAATCACCTGTTCCTGCTCAGCCTGGTCAAGCAGGGGCTGACAGGCAAGGAAGCCGATGCGGCGTTGGGTGAGGCGCACATCACCGTGAACAAGAACGCGGTACCGAACGACCCCCAGTCGCCATTTGTCACTTCCGGGCTTCGCATCGGTTCACCGGTGATTACCACCCGTGGTCTGAAAGAGCCTGAATCCCGCACCCTGGCCGGCTGGATCGCCGATATTCTGGATGACCTGCAGGACGGCAATGCCGCCTCCACTATTGGTGCGGTCCGAGGGAAAGTTGATCAGTTGTGCCGGGATTTTCCGGCGTACGGTTGA
- a CDS encoding GlxA family transcriptional regulator produces the protein MQENVVSQPHLIGSQPYRVGFLLIDNFTLAALASTIEPLRMANQLTSTELYTWQLLSRDGETVKASDGLTISPDGSIADKKVFDIVIVVGGVDITRSYTSREVSWLQQQAQKKVLLGAVCTGAYVLASGGLLDGYHCSAHWECLASLQERFPRVNCTNQLYTLDRDRMTCTGGNVPMDMMLSMIARQHGKALTNAICDMFVCDRVRPDNELQRTPLRRLLTSAQPKLAEVTELMEANIEEPIELEELASFVGISRRQLERLFLRHLNCTPSRYYLKLRLDRARQLLKQTTCSIIEVASMCGFVSAPHFSRCYRKYIGISPKEERAEVWSLKQLEPPGSGEVASIPTSSYIALQLAQREPSCGAVNFMSASVPAVQRLAASG, from the coding sequence ATGCAAGAGAACGTCGTTTCTCAGCCTCATCTGATTGGCTCACAGCCCTATCGGGTTGGTTTTCTGTTGATCGATAACTTCACCCTGGCTGCCTTGGCATCAACCATAGAGCCATTGCGTATGGCCAACCAGCTTACCAGTACCGAGCTTTACACCTGGCAGCTATTGTCCCGTGACGGCGAGACGGTCAAGGCCAGTGACGGCCTTACGATTTCTCCAGACGGCTCGATTGCCGACAAGAAGGTTTTCGATATTGTCATCGTGGTTGGCGGTGTTGATATCACCCGAAGCTATACTTCCAGGGAAGTGAGCTGGCTCCAACAGCAGGCGCAGAAAAAAGTCCTGCTTGGTGCGGTATGCACCGGCGCTTACGTGCTGGCCAGCGGCGGCCTGCTCGATGGTTACCATTGCAGCGCCCACTGGGAATGTCTGGCTTCCCTCCAGGAGCGGTTTCCCCGGGTAAACTGTACCAACCAGCTCTACACCCTGGACCGGGACCGCATGACCTGTACCGGAGGCAATGTGCCAATGGACATGATGCTCAGTATGATCGCCCGCCAGCATGGCAAGGCGTTAACCAATGCGATTTGCGACATGTTCGTCTGCGACCGCGTCCGCCCGGATAACGAACTGCAGCGTACCCCGCTGCGCCGTCTGCTGACATCTGCCCAGCCCAAGCTGGCCGAAGTCACCGAGTTGATGGAAGCCAATATAGAGGAACCCATTGAACTCGAAGAACTTGCCAGCTTCGTTGGCATTTCCCGTCGTCAACTGGAGCGGCTCTTCCTGAGGCACTTGAACTGCACCCCCTCGCGTTACTATTTGAAACTCAGACTGGACCGGGCGCGTCAGTTGCTGAAACAGACCACCTGTTCCATCATCGAAGTCGCCTCCATGTGTGGTTTTGTGTCTGCCCCCCACTTCAGCCGCTGTTATCGCAAGTACATCGGCATCTCTCCCAAGGAGGAACGAGCCGAGGTGTGGTCACTAAAGCAACTGGAGCCGCCAGGTTCCGGTGAAGTGGCTTCCATTCCAACCTCCTCTTATATTGCCCTGCAGTTGGCTCAGAGGGAGCCGTCCTGCGGTGCGGTTAACTTCATGTCGGCTTCCGTGCCGGCAGTTCAAAGGCTGGCTGCCTCGGGTTAA
- a CDS encoding methyl-accepting chemotaxis protein, translated as MTIQSRFLAVLLAGVTLPTVVVAALSLYQFRANILDNYQATSLAEMKQIERGFTFYLDGLSSSADFFANTDAIRQLDSSVTKYVDRSSEAEPPSDVSDAEAEAFGLMDAFGRSREDLAYVFVGLSDGGYIQWPAGGLPDNYDPRARPWYSAGKEGDGEPVRVPAYADSNTGAPLLDYVVEFTTRSGLSGVMGIDVTLRKLTDLISEARLGESGFLVLVEDTGTVLADPRDPDNNFRAIDELETVYSNLDADSDLREIEWQGENWYVNQYTSPDTGWRFIGIVPSHEVLAKVSRLQQFIIWISVVLVALFGGLGYWMSRVMSRPIKVVTDGLNEAASGEGDLTKRLPAHRKDETGQMASAFNEFSTVIHDLIVAIKERARSVAREAKTSTDVSHQIESIASTQSESLEQISTASHEMVATANEVAQSCNDTAESADRCLTEVETGTDLIRQTRNSVNLLATTLSEANSAMDELAEENRNITTILDTIRTIAEQTNLLALNAAIESARAGEHGRGFAVVADEVRQLSQKTARSTQEIDSLLSSLNERTVLVSTKLAGSSEHSDSTVRTTEAAADIFLTIQEQVSRIRDMATQIATATEEQHSVAEDISRNVSGAYNDASRAREVAVNANQTAMMLDGLSEELGDLVKQFKTAD; from the coding sequence ATGACAATCCAGAGCCGTTTTCTGGCTGTGCTTCTGGCTGGAGTCACTCTGCCAACCGTTGTAGTCGCAGCCCTCTCCCTGTATCAGTTCCGGGCGAACATTCTTGATAACTACCAGGCTACGAGCCTCGCCGAAATGAAGCAGATAGAACGGGGATTTACGTTCTATCTTGACGGGTTGTCGTCCAGTGCGGATTTCTTTGCGAATACCGATGCCATCAGGCAGCTGGATAGCTCCGTCACCAAGTACGTCGATCGTTCAAGCGAGGCCGAACCGCCTTCCGACGTCAGCGATGCGGAGGCGGAGGCCTTCGGATTAATGGATGCTTTCGGTCGGTCGCGAGAGGACCTGGCCTATGTGTTTGTCGGGCTTAGCGATGGCGGCTATATCCAATGGCCCGCCGGCGGCCTGCCGGACAACTACGACCCCCGGGCCAGGCCCTGGTACAGCGCCGGTAAAGAAGGTGACGGGGAGCCAGTCCGGGTTCCGGCCTATGCGGACTCGAATACCGGAGCCCCGCTTCTCGATTATGTCGTTGAATTCACCACCAGGAGCGGCCTGAGCGGTGTCATGGGCATCGATGTCACCCTCAGGAAACTGACGGACCTGATCAGCGAGGCGCGATTGGGGGAGAGCGGTTTTCTTGTACTCGTGGAAGACACTGGCACGGTACTGGCGGACCCACGGGATCCCGACAACAACTTTCGTGCGATCGATGAGCTGGAGACCGTCTACAGCAACCTTGATGCGGATTCCGATCTGCGGGAAATCGAATGGCAAGGTGAAAACTGGTACGTCAACCAGTATACCTCGCCAGATACAGGCTGGAGGTTCATCGGGATCGTTCCGTCCCATGAGGTATTGGCAAAGGTTTCCCGGCTCCAGCAGTTTATTATCTGGATAAGTGTCGTGCTCGTCGCCCTGTTTGGTGGTCTGGGATATTGGATGAGCCGCGTTATGTCCCGCCCGATCAAAGTGGTCACAGACGGTTTGAATGAAGCTGCCAGCGGGGAGGGGGATCTCACCAAGCGGTTGCCGGCCCACCGGAAAGACGAAACGGGGCAGATGGCCAGCGCATTCAATGAATTTTCAACGGTCATCCACGACCTGATCGTTGCGATCAAGGAACGGGCCAGGTCTGTCGCCAGGGAAGCGAAGACGTCGACGGATGTTTCTCATCAAATAGAGTCGATCGCGTCCACCCAGTCCGAGTCGCTGGAACAGATATCCACCGCCAGTCACGAGATGGTCGCCACAGCAAACGAAGTCGCACAAAGCTGTAATGATACAGCGGAGTCCGCGGACCGGTGCCTGACCGAGGTGGAAACCGGCACGGACCTGATCCGGCAGACCCGCAACAGCGTCAACCTGCTCGCCACAACCCTGAGCGAGGCCAATAGCGCCATGGATGAGCTCGCGGAGGAAAACAGGAACATCACGACCATCCTGGATACCATCCGGACAATAGCGGAACAAACCAATCTGCTTGCCCTGAATGCCGCCATCGAGTCGGCGAGGGCAGGAGAGCACGGGCGAGGGTTTGCCGTGGTGGCGGACGAAGTTCGTCAACTTTCCCAAAAGACGGCCCGCTCAACCCAGGAGATCGATTCGCTGCTTTCGTCGCTGAACGAAAGAACGGTACTGGTATCAACGAAACTCGCGGGTAGCTCCGAGCACTCGGATTCGACCGTCAGGACCACCGAGGCGGCCGCGGACATATTCCTTACCATCCAGGAGCAGGTAAGCAGGATCAGGGATATGGCTACACAGATTGCAACGGCCACCGAGGAACAGCATTCCGTTGCCGAAGACATCAGCCGGAATGTCAGCGGGGCCTACAACGATGCATCTCGCGCCCGGGAAGTGGCAGTGAATGCGAACCAGACCGCGATGATGTTGGATGGGCTGTCGGAGGAGCTCGGGGATTTGGTCAAGCAGTTTAAAACAGCAGACTGA
- the fdhA gene encoding formaldehyde dehydrogenase, glutathione-independent yields the protein MTSNASNRGVVYQGPGQVSVESIAFPKLALGKRRCDHGVILKVLTTNICGSDQHMVRGRTTAPQGLVLGHEITGQIIECGRDVEFLEVGDIVSVPFNIACGRCRNCKEGRTGICLNVNPARPGAAYGYVDMGGWVGGQAEYVMVPYADFNLLKFPNSDQAMEKIKDLTLLSDIFPTGFHGCVTAGVGPGSTVYIAGAGPVGLAAAVSAQLLGAACVIVGDMIDERLDQARSFGCEAIDLKQDAELPELLEQVLGEPEVDCFVDCVGFEAHACGHHHHHEQPATVLNSAMQVTRAGGEIGIPGLYVTEDPGAAEESAKHGALSMRFGLGWAKSHSFHTGQCPVMKYHRQLMQAILFERVDIASAVNVQMISLDQAPKGYADFDGGAAKKFVIDPHASVAA from the coding sequence ATGACAAGCAACGCATCCAACCGTGGGGTGGTATACCAGGGCCCCGGCCAGGTCTCCGTAGAATCCATCGCCTTTCCCAAACTTGCCCTTGGCAAACGACGCTGTGACCACGGCGTAATCTTGAAAGTACTGACAACCAATATCTGTGGTTCCGACCAACATATGGTGCGTGGTCGCACCACCGCGCCCCAGGGCCTGGTGCTCGGCCATGAAATTACCGGCCAGATTATCGAATGCGGCCGGGACGTTGAATTCCTTGAAGTAGGCGACATCGTTTCCGTACCCTTCAATATCGCCTGCGGCCGCTGCCGCAACTGCAAGGAAGGCCGCACTGGCATCTGCCTGAACGTTAACCCCGCCCGTCCCGGAGCCGCCTACGGCTACGTGGACATGGGTGGCTGGGTCGGCGGCCAGGCCGAATACGTCATGGTCCCGTACGCTGACTTCAACCTGCTGAAGTTTCCCAATTCAGACCAGGCCATGGAGAAGATCAAGGACCTCACGCTCCTGTCCGACATCTTCCCCACCGGTTTCCACGGCTGTGTTACCGCCGGCGTCGGCCCCGGTTCCACCGTCTACATCGCCGGTGCAGGTCCGGTCGGCCTGGCAGCGGCGGTCAGTGCCCAGTTGCTCGGCGCCGCCTGCGTCATCGTCGGTGACATGATCGACGAACGTCTCGACCAGGCCCGCAGCTTCGGCTGTGAAGCCATTGACCTGAAGCAGGATGCTGAACTGCCCGAATTGCTCGAGCAAGTCCTCGGCGAGCCGGAAGTTGACTGCTTCGTCGACTGTGTCGGCTTCGAAGCCCATGCCTGCGGCCACCATCACCATCACGAGCAACCAGCGACGGTGCTGAACTCCGCGATGCAGGTGACCCGTGCCGGTGGTGAGATCGGTATTCCCGGTTTGTATGTGACTGAAGATCCCGGCGCCGCCGAAGAATCCGCCAAGCATGGTGCGCTGAGCATGCGTTTTGGCCTCGGGTGGGCCAAGTCTCATTCCTTCCACACCGGTCAGTGCCCGGTCATGAAGTATCACCGCCAGCTGATGCAGGCCATTCTGTTCGAGCGCGTTGATATCGCCAGCGCGGTAAACGTGCAGATGATCAGCCTCGATCAGGCGCCCAAGGGGTACGCCGACTTTGACGGCGGTGCGGCCAAGAAGTTTGTGATCGATCCGCACGCATCAGTGGCTGCCTGA
- a CDS encoding hybrid-cluster NAD(P)-dependent oxidoreductase, with the protein MTSVTEAAEPSSHFNPLNTRVWANGRHLVRCVRVIQETWDVKTFCFNAEQSIMFFFKPGQFVTLELEIEGEQVMRSYTISSSPSVPYSFSITVKRVPGGHVSNWLHDNLKEHDELAVHGPVGNFNCIDHPSEKVLLLSGGVGITPLMSMARWYFDTNADVDMTFIHSARAPKDIIFQRELEHMCSRVSNFNLSVICERTEIGHAWNGYRGYLDHAKLEMIVPDYQSRRIFCCGPTPYMRAIKNLLIENGFDMSRYHEESFGATPADVTEDVLEQAEIAVKQAEEIKDADTYTVDFTASGMSVQVLPGETVHAAASRLGLNIPKACGVGICGTCKVLKTGGDVDIQHNGGITEEDLTEGYILSCCSTPLSDLSIDG; encoded by the coding sequence ATGACCAGCGTCACCGAAGCCGCCGAACCCTCGTCTCACTTCAATCCGCTAAACACCCGGGTTTGGGCCAACGGCCGTCACCTGGTCCGGTGTGTTCGCGTTATCCAGGAAACCTGGGACGTAAAAACCTTCTGCTTCAACGCAGAACAGTCCATCATGTTTTTCTTCAAGCCCGGTCAGTTCGTCACCCTGGAACTGGAGATCGAAGGCGAGCAGGTCATGCGCTCCTACACTATCTCCAGTTCGCCGTCCGTGCCCTACAGTTTCTCGATCACCGTCAAACGTGTGCCCGGCGGCCATGTCTCCAACTGGCTGCACGACAACCTCAAGGAGCATGACGAGCTCGCCGTGCATGGTCCGGTCGGCAATTTCAATTGCATCGACCACCCTTCCGAGAAGGTTCTGCTGCTCTCCGGCGGTGTAGGCATTACCCCCCTGATGTCCATGGCGCGCTGGTACTTCGACACCAATGCGGACGTCGACATGACCTTCATCCACAGCGCCCGCGCGCCCAAGGACATCATCTTCCAGCGCGAGCTCGAACACATGTGTTCGCGGGTATCCAACTTTAATCTCAGCGTTATTTGCGAACGGACCGAAATCGGCCACGCCTGGAATGGCTACCGGGGCTACCTGGACCATGCCAAGCTTGAAATGATCGTGCCGGATTACCAGAGTCGCCGCATTTTCTGCTGCGGGCCGACTCCCTACATGCGTGCCATCAAGAATCTCCTCATCGAGAATGGCTTCGACATGTCGAGATACCATGAGGAATCTTTCGGCGCCACTCCGGCCGACGTCACCGAGGATGTGCTGGAACAGGCGGAAATCGCCGTCAAACAGGCAGAGGAAATCAAGGACGCTGATACCTACACCGTCGATTTCACCGCCTCCGGCATGAGCGTTCAGGTCCTGCCCGGTGAAACTGTCCACGCTGCTGCCAGTCGTCTGGGACTCAATATTCCCAAGGCTTGCGGGGTCGGCATTTGTGGTACCTGCAAGGTGCTGAAGACGGGTGGCGATGTCGATATCCAGCACAACGGTGGCATAACCGAGGAAGACCTGACGGAGGGTTACATTCTCTCCTGCTGCAGTACCCCGTTGTCCGATCTCAGCATAGACGGCTGA
- a CDS encoding DUF5943 domain-containing protein produces MTTHAPEMPIEVDSETGVWTTDALPMLYVPRHFFINNHQAIEAEIGPERYAGILYEAGYKSAWHWCEKEAALHGFTGSEVFDHYMKRLSQRGWGLFTVEHLDIANGQARVRLDHSAFVYHYGKAGRKIDYMFTGWFAGAMDQIANDLGYDVRTQAVQTQSAAEDGVDFGLFEVTKRG; encoded by the coding sequence ATGACCACACACGCCCCTGAAATGCCCATCGAAGTAGACAGCGAGACCGGCGTCTGGACCACCGATGCGTTGCCCATGCTGTATGTGCCACGGCACTTCTTCATCAACAACCACCAGGCCATCGAAGCGGAGATCGGTCCCGAACGATATGCCGGGATTCTCTACGAGGCCGGTTACAAATCCGCCTGGCACTGGTGTGAAAAAGAAGCGGCCCTGCATGGCTTCACAGGCAGTGAAGTATTCGACCATTACATGAAACGGCTCTCCCAACGGGGGTGGGGCCTGTTCACCGTCGAACATCTCGACATCGCCAATGGTCAGGCGCGGGTCCGGCTCGACCACTCCGCCTTCGTCTACCACTACGGCAAGGCCGGACGCAAGATCGACTACATGTTCACTGGCTGGTTCGCCGGCGCCATGGACCAGATCGCCAATGACCTCGGCTACGACGTTCGCACCCAGGCGGTCCAGACCCAAAGTGCCGCTGAAGACGGCGTCGATTTTGGCCTGTTTGAAGTTACAAAAAGGGGTTAA